The Victivallis sp. Marseille-Q1083 DNA window TCTACTGCATCGGTTCGGTGGTGGGTCCGTATCCTTTTCCGCTGATGGTGCGTGACTTCCAGATGTGCGTCGGCGTCGAGGCGCGCGAACAGTTCCTGGAGATGACCGGCATATTGCCGGATGCGGTCTGCGCCTGTGTCGGCGGCGGCAGCAATTCGGCGGGCATGTTTTCCGGTTTCCTGGCCGATCCGGTCGATATCTACGGCGTCGAACCGCTGGGAATCGGCAGCGGCGTCGGCCAGCATGCCGCGTCGATGACGTTCGGCAAACTGGGGGCGCTGCACGGTTTCGAAAGTTATCTGCTGCAGGAAAAGGACGGCCAGCCGTCGCCGGTCTATTCGATCGCCAGCGGGCTGGATTACCCGTCGGTCGGTCCGGAACATGCGCTGTGGCACGATTTGGGCCGGGTGAAATATGTGACGGCGACCGACGAGGAGGCGGTGGACGCTTTCTTCAAATTATCGCGTTACGAAGGGATCATTCCGGCGCTGGAAAGCGCCCATGCCGTCGCTTATGCGATGAAACTGGCCAAACAGATGGAAACCGGGGCGATCCTGGTTTGCTGCAGCGGCCGCGGCGACAAGGATGTCGATTATGTCGCCGAACATTACGGCTACGGGGAAAATTATCGTTTCCCGGAAGAGTGAATGAGTCAAAAGCTGCCGCCCGGTTGCGTCGGGCGGCAGCTCCATTGATTTGCTGCCGCCGTTATTTCACTTCGCTGAGATTTTCATGGCGGACGATTTTGCCGCTTTCCAGGTAAATGACGTCCTCGCCGATGTTGGTCGCGCAGTCCGCCATCCGTTCCAGGTTGCGGAATACGCTCAGCAAATTCAAATAATAGTCGGTCGCCACCGGATGGGCGGCGATCAGTTGCCGCAACCGTTCGAAGGATTTTTTGAACTGATCGTCGACGACGTCGTCGTGGCGGATCACTTTCAGCGCCTCCGCCGTGTTGCGGTCGATCAAAGCGTTCAACGCCAGTGTCAGCATGGAGCGCGCTTCGTTGCACATCGGCAGAAAGTCGATATCCGCCGCTATTTCGGTGCCCGGGTTCG harbors:
- the trpB gene encoding tryptophan synthase subunit beta — protein: MDYRTYFKNYPDRDGRFGPYGGAILPEALRPAFEEITKAYQAICHSAQFINELRRIRREFQGRPTPVYHCDRLSRKLGECQIYLKREDLNHTGAHKLNHCMGEGLLAKFMGKKRLIAETGAGQHGVALATAAAYFGLECEIHMGEVDIAKQAPNVTRMKILGARVVPVTHGLKTLKEAVDSAFESYLRSYQDSIYCIGSVVGPYPFPLMVRDFQMCVGVEAREQFLEMTGILPDAVCACVGGGSNSAGMFSGFLADPVDIYGVEPLGIGSGVGQHAASMTFGKLGALHGFESYLLQEKDGQPSPVYSIASGLDYPSVGPEHALWHDLGRVKYVTATDEEAVDAFFKLSRYEGIIPALESAHAVAYAMKLAKQMETGAILVCCSGRGDKDVDYVAEHYGYGENYRFPEE
- the phoU gene encoding phosphate signaling complex protein PhoU, which encodes MRAHFYNEITMLRNMIAAQAAAVEEVVRQSVEAISRGDAKLAADLIAGDRLIDLEEINIEEECLKILALHQPVAGDLRYVITFLKVNSELERIGDLAVNIAERTVDIVTSNPGTEIAADIDFLPMCNEARSMLTLALNALIDRNTAEALKVIRHDDVVDDQFKKSFERLRQLIAAHPVATDYYLNLLSVFRNLERMADCATNIGEDVIYLESGKIVRHENLSEVK